A single genomic interval of Musa acuminata AAA Group cultivar baxijiao chromosome BXJ3-4, Cavendish_Baxijiao_AAA, whole genome shotgun sequence harbors:
- the LOC108952565 gene encoding protein PYRICULARIA ORYZAE RESISTANCE 21 — protein MAEIVTVIIKVDLQCCTCSRKIKKALCELQKWFNIQSIVFDEKKNTVTVSGPFNPDCFIKELLCLACKVIKGVHIKEPVKPPPPQLPPPPPPPPPPPVCVCLPPVCVCPPPVCVCRPPVWPVCCKQPCPCFDPRQGCRRCCTCGWICDVPSPPPCRPFPEAGVRPPVCVFPPQGWPNCCRQPCPCFEPRSGCRRCCSCGWVCDDPSPSAACRPGCEVGGCKIIVGQEPYQSCSIM, from the exons ATGGCCGAg ATAGTCACGGTAATTATCAAGGTTGACCTGCAATGCTGCACCTGCTCCAGGAAGATCAAGAAAGCTCTGTGCGAGCTCCAAA AATGGTTCAACATCCAATCAATCGTCTTTGACGAGAAGAAGAACACCGTCACAGTATCCGGCCCCTTCAACCCTGACTGCTTCATCAAGGAGCTTCTCTGCCTCGCATGCAAGGTGATCAAAGGCGTCCATATCAAAGAGCCGGTAAAACCGCCGCCGCCACagctgccgccgccaccgccaccgccaccgccgccgcccgtGTGTGTTTGCCTGCCACCCGTGTGTGTTTGCCCGCCACCCGTGTGTGTTTGCCGGCCCCCGGTGTGGCCCGTCTGCTGCAAACAGCCGTGCCCCTGCTTCGATCCGCGCCAAGGGTGCCGCCGCTGCTGCACCTGCGGCTGGATCTGCGACGTCCCGTCACCGCCACCATGTAGGCCGTTCCCGGAGGCCGGGGTGAGGCCGCCCGTGTGTGTTTTCCCGCCCCAGGGGTGGCCCAACTGCTGTCGCCAACCGTGCCCCTGCTTCGAGCCACGCAGCgggtgccgccgctgctgctcctgCGGCTGGGTCTGCGACGACCCCTCGCCGTCCGCTGCCTGCCGTCCCGGCTGCGAGGTTGGCGGCTGCAAGATCATCGTCGGGCAGGAGCCTTATCAGTCCTGCTCTATTATGTAA